In the Helianthus annuus cultivar XRQ/B chromosome 11, HanXRQr2.0-SUNRISE, whole genome shotgun sequence genome, one interval contains:
- the LOC110890020 gene encoding uncharacterized protein LOC110890020 → MSTTIKRLSLTFVFLSPYNTIHTPESLIFPLIRFNSTIQPNSIILPQTSFFIIIHHLNFPKLMQQQPQPPPLSPPPSSSMTPFKKRLLHRVEDPTDEKEDEEYAAEKQERLESDYKNPSYEDERFEREYINEHEEGKLEEHELSEDNLYDEHGFDQDAYKKERHDVVRERQKKKELEVFVGGLDRDTTEVDLREVFSQVGDITEVRLLMNPMTNKNKGFAFIRFATVEQARRALNDFKRPTIKGKQCGVAPSQDSDTLFVGNICKTWSKDMLKEKLVRYGIDKFEELTLVEDAKSEGLNRGFAFLDFPTRADALEACRRLQKRDVIFGTDRTARVAFADTFIEPDDEIMAQVRTVFVDGLPPSWEEDIIKDHLRQFGKIEKVELARNMPAAKRDDFGFITFSTHEAAVSCVDGINDSELVFRNKKVKVRARLSRPRQRGKSSKYARGGYTVGADSYGGYKSSWVPGSNRMDTHRLSDRSRRTVRDRSPYETGRRRSYDSRDHREYDVSVSDRTASKRPYTSTDRSLKRRSPVYERSGFKTEYVRQNAGMSSNEWPVYRDSYSSRGANYIEDSSRNISRGHGRRVYDDDDDDAGGRYMYVDHPSRYNDGGGRNFGSSSGLKRPYSSIEEHHPRYTESSRRQSRPDFDYANSSDLVYNDRMYGTEPSRLSRGSRNQNSAGHSHGIYDKNASNVGYRRDIANEDPEEMYPRYGRERESRDYIPSRSEMRAESYSPGYSNHRVTDGYAGGRVSDSYY, encoded by the exons ATGTCAACAACCATCAAACGACTCTCACTCACCTTTGTTTTTCTCTCTCCATACAACACTATTCACACCCCCGAATCATTGATTTTTCCCCTTATTAGATTCAATTCAACAATTCAACCCAATTCAATAATACTTCCCCAAACATCTTTTTTTATCATAATCCACCACCTTAATTTCCCCAAATTAATGCAACAGCAACCGCAACCGCCGCCACTGTCGCCGCCACCATCATCTTCCATGACCCCCTTCAAAAAGCGTCTTCTTCACAGAGTTGAAGACCCTACTG ACGAGAAGGAAGATGAGGAATACGCGGCGGAAAAACAGGAGAGGCTGGAGAGTGATTACAAAAATCCATCTTACGAAGATGAGAGGTTCGAAAGAGAATATATAAACGAGCATGAAGAAGGGAAGCTTGAAGAACATGAGTTAAGTGAGGATAATTTGTACGATGAACATGGATTTGATCAAGATGCTTACAAGAAAGAAAGACATGATGTAGTTAGAGAGAGACAAAAGAAGAAAGAGTTAGAAGTATTTGTTGGTGGGCTAGATCGCGATACGACTGAAGTAGATCTTAGGGAAGTTTTTAGTCAAGTTGGTGACATTACCGAAGTTAGGCTTTTGATGAATCCTATGACAAACAAAAACAAAGGTTTCGCTTTCATACGCTTTGCGACTGTCGAGCAAGCAAGGCGTGCTTTAAATGATTTCAAGCGTCCAACg ATTAAAGGAAAGCAATGCGGAGTCGCTCCGAGTCAAGATAGCGATACATTATTTGTCGGTAATATCTGCAAGACATGGTCAAAGGATATG TTGAAGGAAAAGTTAGTACGTTACGGTATAGATAAGTTTGAAGAGTTGACATTAGTTGAAGATGCTAAAAGCGAAGGTCTGAATAGGGGATTCGCGTTTCTAGATTTCCCAACTAGAGCGGACGCATTGGAAGCTTGTAGACGTCTGCAGAAACGGGATGTAATATTCGGAACCGATCGGACGGCTCGGGTTGCTTTTGCCGACACCTTTATTGAACCTGATGATGAGATCATGGCACAA GTGCGAACCGTATTTGTTGACGGTTTGCCTCCTTCTTGGGAGGAGGATATTATAAAGGATCATCTGCGGCAGTTTGGGAAAATTGAGAAGGTTGAACTTGCTAGAAATATGCCTGCTGCTAAACGGGATGATTTTGGTTTTATAACATTTAGCACACATGAAGCTGCGGTATCTTGTGTTGACGGTATCAATGATTCGGAGCttgttttcagaaacaaaaaG GTGAAAGTTCGAGCAAGGCTATCTAGGCCACGCCAGAGAGGTAAATCGTCTAAATATGCCCGTGGTGGTTACACTGTTGGAGCCGATAGTTACGGtggttacaagagctcttgggtGCCCGGTTCAAACCGTATGGATACTCATAGGCTCTCAGATAGGTCTAGAAGAACCGTTCGGGACCGTAGTCCATATGAAACGGGCCGTAGAAGGTCATATGATTCTAGAGACCATCGAGAATATGATGTCTCTGTCTCTGATAGAACTGCTAGCAAACGACCTTATACCTCTACGGACCGGTCTTTAAAACGAAGATCTCCAG TTTATGAAAGGAGCGGTTTTAAAACAGAGTACGTGAGGCAAAATGCGGGAATGTCTTCAAATGAGTGGCCGGTTTATAGAGATTCTTACTCTTCACGTGGAGCTAATTACATTGAAGATTCTTCAAGAAATATTTCTCGTGGTCATGGTCGGCGtgtttatgatgatgatgatgacgacgctGGTGGTAGGTACATGTATGTTGACCATCCATCACGATACAATGATGGCGGTGGCCGTAATTTTGGTTCATCTTCTGGCTTAAAACGACCTTACTCATCAATT GAGGAACACCATCCTCGTTACACAGAATCATCCCGGAGGCAATCAAGGCCAGATTTTGATTACGCCAATAGTTCCGATTTGGTATACAATGACAGGATGTATGGAACTGAACCATCAAG GCTGTCACGTGGGTCCCGTAACCAGAATTCTGCAGGGCATTCTCATGGAATTTATGATAAAAATGCCTCAAATGTAGGCTACAGAAGAG ATATTGCCAATGAGGATCCAGAAGAGATGTACCCTAGATATGGAAGAGAACGCGAGTCGCGGGACTACATTCCTTCACGATCAGAA ATGCGTGCAGAGTCGTATTCACCCGGATACTCTAACCATCGTGTGACAGATGGTTATGCGGGCGGCAGGGTGTCCGACTCATACTACTGA